The following proteins are co-located in the Doryrhamphus excisus isolate RoL2022-K1 chromosome 3, RoL_Dexc_1.0, whole genome shotgun sequence genome:
- the f13a1b gene encoding coagulation factor XIII A chain isoform X2, whose translation MPSLVHRQEVNKVSVSSFQPESLRTHQKSLHVAFHLTGNPKRTATNMSNPPTETRVKVSNRGRTGAPVANDNSDESDIPEFELFGAVGPRGLPPLTEFLDVWDVDMMRKPDDTNKVLHHTALYQSDFLIVRRGQEFQLKITFNRPYDASKDKFAVEFVIGASPQYSKNTYIPVFPTDERQTSWQGRIIQTSNNILTMGIVPAATCIVGKYHMYVAVVTPYGIRRTKRDKSRDIYVLFNPWAAADAVFLDDDAEREECVLTETGIIYHGAHDDISEKNWNYGQFNFGILDACLYILDRSEMPISNRGDAIKVVRKASAMMNSYDDNGVLVGNWSGDYTYGVAPTAWTGSTEILLSYASSKTPICYAQCWVFAAVLNSFLRCLGIPSRVITNFVSAHDNDGNLKTDVILDENGRIDRSRTRDSIWNYHCWNECYMSRPDLPAGFGGWQVVDATPQETSDGFYRCGPASVHAIKHGFICYPFDAPFIFAEVNSDMVFYSRRRDGSLETVQVKRSHIGRLVLTKAAGTLSRRDITEQYKFPEGSAEERTVLEKAELYSCIRETSNPPTADVDLLLSNMEVSLGDDFQLTLKFVNRSNHRRTVEAYVSGSVVYYTGVTSSEFLFTTPTIKIGPGKTVTETVKVEAKKYMKLLVEQSNLHFIVTGKVTETGHIVTGMKVVRLHNPKLSVKVSGPAKVNEEMMAMVEFTNPFTTNLEDVTIRMEGSGIMLPKSKFYSLITGGSSLTWSEFFTPQRAGTSQLIVTLDCPGLRQVYGEAAVTVNA comes from the exons AACTGCTACCAACATGTCCAATCCTCCGACCGAAACCCGTGTCAAGGTGAGCAACCGGGGCCGCACCGGTGCTCCGGTCGCCAACGACAACTCTGACGAATCTGACATCCCCGAGTTTGAGCTTTTTGGCGCGGTCGGACCAAGAGGACTTCCACCTTTGACGG AGTTCCTGGACGTCTGGGATGTGGACATGATGAGGAAACCAGACGACACCAACAAGGTTCTCCACCACACGGCCTTGTACCAGTCCGACTTTCTCATCGTGCGCAGAGGCCAAGAGTTCCAGCTGAAGATCACTTTTAACCGTCCCTACGACGCATCCAAGGACAAGTTCGCTGTGGAGTTTGTCATCG GCGCCAGTCCTCAGTACAGCAAGAACACCTACATCCCCGTCTTCCCAACCGATGAGCGCCAGACTTCCTGGCAGGGCCGCATCATCCAGACGTCCAACAACATCCTCACCATGGGCATTGTGCCCGCCGCCACCTGCATCGTGGGCAAGTACCACATGTATGTCGCCGTGGTGACGCCCTACGGTATCCGCAGGACCAAGCGGGATAAAAGCCGTGACATCTACGTCCTCTTCAACCCCTGGGCGGCGG CCGATGCCGTGTTTCTGGATGACGACGCCGAGAGGGAGGAGTGCGTGTTGACGGAGACAGGAATCATCTACCATGGTGCCCATGATGACATCTCTGAGAAGAACTGGAACTATGGACAG TTTAACTTCGGCATCCTCGATGCATGCCTGTACATATTGGACAGGTCTGAGATGCCCATTAGTAACCGAGGAGATGCCATCAAGGTGGTCAGAAAGGCCTCCGCCATG ATGAACTCTTACGATGACAACGGCGTGCTGGTCGGGAACTGGAGTGGCGACTACACATACGGGGTGGCGCCCACCGCATGGACGGGCAGCACAGAGATCCTCCTCAGCTACGCCAGCAGCAAGACGCCCATCTGCTACGCCCAATGCTGGGTCTTTGCTGCCGTCCTCAACAGCT TCTTGCGCTGCCTGGGGATTCCATCCCGAGTCATCACCAACTTCGTCTCCGCCCATGACAACGATGGAAACCTGAAGACGGATGTCATCCTGGATGAAAACGGTCGCATAGATCGCAGCCGCACGAGGGACTCCATCTG GAACTATCACTGCTGGAACGAATGCTACATGTCCAGACCGGACctcccagctggctttgggGGCTGGCAGGTTGTGGATGCGACACCACAGGAGACCAGTGATG GCTTTTACAGATGCGGGCCAGCATCAGTCCACGCCATTAAACACGGGTTCATCTGCTACCCCTTTGATGCGCCCTTCATATTTGCTGAG GTGAACAGCGACATGGTGTTCTATTCCCGGAGAAGAGACGGAAGCCTGGAAACAGTCCAGGTGAAGCGCTCCCATATCGGCCGCCTGGTTTTGACTAAAGCTGCTGGCACGCTGAGCCGCCGAGACATCACTGAGCAGTACAAATTCCCTGAAG GAAGCGCTGAGGAGCGCACGGTCCTGGAGAAAGCGGAGTTGTACAGCTGCATAAGAGAGACATCCAACCCCCCTACGGCTGACGTTGACCTGCTTCTGTCAAACATGGAGGTCAGCCTGGGCGACGACTTCCAGTTGACTCTGAAGTTCGTCAATCGCAGCAACCATCGCCGCACGGTGGAAGCGTACGTCAGCGGCAGCGTGGTCTACTACACGGGTGTCACCAGCTCAGAGTTCTTGTTCACCACCCCCACCATCAAGATTGGGCCGGGCAAGA CTGTGACGGAGACTGTGAAAGTGGAGGCCAAGAAGTACATGAAGCTGCTGGTGGAGCAGTCCAACTTGCACTTCATCGTCACGGGGAAAGTCACCGAGACGGGCCACATCGTCACCGGCATGAAAGTGGTCCGCCTGCATAATCCCAAACTCAGCGTCAAG GTGTCAGGTCCCGCTAAGGTGAACGAGGAGATGATGGCGATGGTGGAGTTTACCAACCCCTTCACCACCAACCTGGAGGATGTCACCATCCGCATGGAAGGATCTGGAATCATGCTGCCCAAGTCAAAGTTCTACAG TCTCATCACAGGAGGCTCCTCCCTCACCTGGAGTGAGTTCTTCACCCCGCAGAGGGCGGGCACCAGTCAGCTGATCGTCACGCTTGACTGTCCCGGTCTCAGGCAGGTCTATGGCGAGGCCGCGGTCACTGTGAACGCCTGA
- the f13a1b gene encoding coagulation factor XIII A chain isoform X1, protein MSNPPTETRVKVSNRGRTGAPVANDNSDESDIPEFELFGAVGPRGLPPLTEFLDVWDVDMMRKPDDTNKVLHHTALYQSDFLIVRRGQEFQLKITFNRPYDASKDKFAVEFVIGASPQYSKNTYIPVFPTDERQTSWQGRIIQTSNNILTMGIVPAATCIVGKYHMYVAVVTPYGIRRTKRDKSRDIYVLFNPWAAADAVFLDDDAEREECVLTETGIIYHGAHDDISEKNWNYGQFNFGILDACLYILDRSEMPISNRGDAIKVVRKASAMMNSYDDNGVLVGNWSGDYTYGVAPTAWTGSTEILLSYASSKTPICYAQCWVFAAVLNSFLRCLGIPSRVITNFVSAHDNDGNLKTDVILDENGRIDRSRTRDSIWNYHCWNECYMSRPDLPAGFGGWQVVDATPQETSDGFYRCGPASVHAIKHGFICYPFDAPFIFAEVNSDMVFYSRRRDGSLETVQVKRSHIGRLVLTKAAGTLSRRDITEQYKFPEGSAEERTVLEKAELYSCIRETSNPPTADVDLLLSNMEVSLGDDFQLTLKFVNRSNHRRTVEAYVSGSVVYYTGVTSSEFLFTTPTIKIGPGKTVTETVKVEAKKYMKLLVEQSNLHFIVTGKVTETGHIVTGMKVVRLHNPKLSVKVSGPAKVNEEMMAMVEFTNPFTTNLEDVTIRMEGSGIMLPKSKFYSLITGGSSLTWSEFFTPQRAGTSQLIVTLDCPGLRQVYGEAAVTVNA, encoded by the exons ATGTCCAATCCTCCGACCGAAACCCGTGTCAAGGTGAGCAACCGGGGCCGCACCGGTGCTCCGGTCGCCAACGACAACTCTGACGAATCTGACATCCCCGAGTTTGAGCTTTTTGGCGCGGTCGGACCAAGAGGACTTCCACCTTTGACGG AGTTCCTGGACGTCTGGGATGTGGACATGATGAGGAAACCAGACGACACCAACAAGGTTCTCCACCACACGGCCTTGTACCAGTCCGACTTTCTCATCGTGCGCAGAGGCCAAGAGTTCCAGCTGAAGATCACTTTTAACCGTCCCTACGACGCATCCAAGGACAAGTTCGCTGTGGAGTTTGTCATCG GCGCCAGTCCTCAGTACAGCAAGAACACCTACATCCCCGTCTTCCCAACCGATGAGCGCCAGACTTCCTGGCAGGGCCGCATCATCCAGACGTCCAACAACATCCTCACCATGGGCATTGTGCCCGCCGCCACCTGCATCGTGGGCAAGTACCACATGTATGTCGCCGTGGTGACGCCCTACGGTATCCGCAGGACCAAGCGGGATAAAAGCCGTGACATCTACGTCCTCTTCAACCCCTGGGCGGCGG CCGATGCCGTGTTTCTGGATGACGACGCCGAGAGGGAGGAGTGCGTGTTGACGGAGACAGGAATCATCTACCATGGTGCCCATGATGACATCTCTGAGAAGAACTGGAACTATGGACAG TTTAACTTCGGCATCCTCGATGCATGCCTGTACATATTGGACAGGTCTGAGATGCCCATTAGTAACCGAGGAGATGCCATCAAGGTGGTCAGAAAGGCCTCCGCCATG ATGAACTCTTACGATGACAACGGCGTGCTGGTCGGGAACTGGAGTGGCGACTACACATACGGGGTGGCGCCCACCGCATGGACGGGCAGCACAGAGATCCTCCTCAGCTACGCCAGCAGCAAGACGCCCATCTGCTACGCCCAATGCTGGGTCTTTGCTGCCGTCCTCAACAGCT TCTTGCGCTGCCTGGGGATTCCATCCCGAGTCATCACCAACTTCGTCTCCGCCCATGACAACGATGGAAACCTGAAGACGGATGTCATCCTGGATGAAAACGGTCGCATAGATCGCAGCCGCACGAGGGACTCCATCTG GAACTATCACTGCTGGAACGAATGCTACATGTCCAGACCGGACctcccagctggctttgggGGCTGGCAGGTTGTGGATGCGACACCACAGGAGACCAGTGATG GCTTTTACAGATGCGGGCCAGCATCAGTCCACGCCATTAAACACGGGTTCATCTGCTACCCCTTTGATGCGCCCTTCATATTTGCTGAG GTGAACAGCGACATGGTGTTCTATTCCCGGAGAAGAGACGGAAGCCTGGAAACAGTCCAGGTGAAGCGCTCCCATATCGGCCGCCTGGTTTTGACTAAAGCTGCTGGCACGCTGAGCCGCCGAGACATCACTGAGCAGTACAAATTCCCTGAAG GAAGCGCTGAGGAGCGCACGGTCCTGGAGAAAGCGGAGTTGTACAGCTGCATAAGAGAGACATCCAACCCCCCTACGGCTGACGTTGACCTGCTTCTGTCAAACATGGAGGTCAGCCTGGGCGACGACTTCCAGTTGACTCTGAAGTTCGTCAATCGCAGCAACCATCGCCGCACGGTGGAAGCGTACGTCAGCGGCAGCGTGGTCTACTACACGGGTGTCACCAGCTCAGAGTTCTTGTTCACCACCCCCACCATCAAGATTGGGCCGGGCAAGA CTGTGACGGAGACTGTGAAAGTGGAGGCCAAGAAGTACATGAAGCTGCTGGTGGAGCAGTCCAACTTGCACTTCATCGTCACGGGGAAAGTCACCGAGACGGGCCACATCGTCACCGGCATGAAAGTGGTCCGCCTGCATAATCCCAAACTCAGCGTCAAG GTGTCAGGTCCCGCTAAGGTGAACGAGGAGATGATGGCGATGGTGGAGTTTACCAACCCCTTCACCACCAACCTGGAGGATGTCACCATCCGCATGGAAGGATCTGGAATCATGCTGCCCAAGTCAAAGTTCTACAG TCTCATCACAGGAGGCTCCTCCCTCACCTGGAGTGAGTTCTTCACCCCGCAGAGGGCGGGCACCAGTCAGCTGATCGTCACGCTTGACTGTCCCGGTCTCAGGCAGGTCTATGGCGAGGCCGCGGTCACTGTGAACGCCTGA
- the f13a1b gene encoding coagulation factor XIII A chain isoform X3 has translation MVQGHHIGQPSRTATNMSNPPTETRVKVSNRGRTGAPVANDNSDESDIPEFELFGAVGPRGLPPLTEFLDVWDVDMMRKPDDTNKVLHHTALYQSDFLIVRRGQEFQLKITFNRPYDASKDKFAVEFVIGASPQYSKNTYIPVFPTDERQTSWQGRIIQTSNNILTMGIVPAATCIVGKYHMYVAVVTPYGIRRTKRDKSRDIYVLFNPWAAADAVFLDDDAEREECVLTETGIIYHGAHDDISEKNWNYGQFNFGILDACLYILDRSEMPISNRGDAIKVVRKASAMMNSYDDNGVLVGNWSGDYTYGVAPTAWTGSTEILLSYASSKTPICYAQCWVFAAVLNSFLRCLGIPSRVITNFVSAHDNDGNLKTDVILDENGRIDRSRTRDSIWNYHCWNECYMSRPDLPAGFGGWQVVDATPQETSDGFYRCGPASVHAIKHGFICYPFDAPFIFAEVNSDMVFYSRRRDGSLETVQVKRSHIGRLVLTKAAGTLSRRDITEQYKFPEGSAEERTVLEKAELYSCIRETSNPPTADVDLLLSNMEVSLGDDFQLTLKFVNRSNHRRTVEAYVSGSVVYYTGVTSSEFLFTTPTIKIGPGKTVTETVKVEAKKYMKLLVEQSNLHFIVTGKVTETGHIVTGMKVVRLHNPKLSVKVSGPAKVNEEMMAMVEFTNPFTTNLEDVTIRMEGSGIMLPKSKFYSLITGGSSLTWSEFFTPQRAGTSQLIVTLDCPGLRQVYGEAAVTVNA, from the exons ATGGTACAAGGACACCATATTGGACAACCATCCAG AACTGCTACCAACATGTCCAATCCTCCGACCGAAACCCGTGTCAAGGTGAGCAACCGGGGCCGCACCGGTGCTCCGGTCGCCAACGACAACTCTGACGAATCTGACATCCCCGAGTTTGAGCTTTTTGGCGCGGTCGGACCAAGAGGACTTCCACCTTTGACGG AGTTCCTGGACGTCTGGGATGTGGACATGATGAGGAAACCAGACGACACCAACAAGGTTCTCCACCACACGGCCTTGTACCAGTCCGACTTTCTCATCGTGCGCAGAGGCCAAGAGTTCCAGCTGAAGATCACTTTTAACCGTCCCTACGACGCATCCAAGGACAAGTTCGCTGTGGAGTTTGTCATCG GCGCCAGTCCTCAGTACAGCAAGAACACCTACATCCCCGTCTTCCCAACCGATGAGCGCCAGACTTCCTGGCAGGGCCGCATCATCCAGACGTCCAACAACATCCTCACCATGGGCATTGTGCCCGCCGCCACCTGCATCGTGGGCAAGTACCACATGTATGTCGCCGTGGTGACGCCCTACGGTATCCGCAGGACCAAGCGGGATAAAAGCCGTGACATCTACGTCCTCTTCAACCCCTGGGCGGCGG CCGATGCCGTGTTTCTGGATGACGACGCCGAGAGGGAGGAGTGCGTGTTGACGGAGACAGGAATCATCTACCATGGTGCCCATGATGACATCTCTGAGAAGAACTGGAACTATGGACAG TTTAACTTCGGCATCCTCGATGCATGCCTGTACATATTGGACAGGTCTGAGATGCCCATTAGTAACCGAGGAGATGCCATCAAGGTGGTCAGAAAGGCCTCCGCCATG ATGAACTCTTACGATGACAACGGCGTGCTGGTCGGGAACTGGAGTGGCGACTACACATACGGGGTGGCGCCCACCGCATGGACGGGCAGCACAGAGATCCTCCTCAGCTACGCCAGCAGCAAGACGCCCATCTGCTACGCCCAATGCTGGGTCTTTGCTGCCGTCCTCAACAGCT TCTTGCGCTGCCTGGGGATTCCATCCCGAGTCATCACCAACTTCGTCTCCGCCCATGACAACGATGGAAACCTGAAGACGGATGTCATCCTGGATGAAAACGGTCGCATAGATCGCAGCCGCACGAGGGACTCCATCTG GAACTATCACTGCTGGAACGAATGCTACATGTCCAGACCGGACctcccagctggctttgggGGCTGGCAGGTTGTGGATGCGACACCACAGGAGACCAGTGATG GCTTTTACAGATGCGGGCCAGCATCAGTCCACGCCATTAAACACGGGTTCATCTGCTACCCCTTTGATGCGCCCTTCATATTTGCTGAG GTGAACAGCGACATGGTGTTCTATTCCCGGAGAAGAGACGGAAGCCTGGAAACAGTCCAGGTGAAGCGCTCCCATATCGGCCGCCTGGTTTTGACTAAAGCTGCTGGCACGCTGAGCCGCCGAGACATCACTGAGCAGTACAAATTCCCTGAAG GAAGCGCTGAGGAGCGCACGGTCCTGGAGAAAGCGGAGTTGTACAGCTGCATAAGAGAGACATCCAACCCCCCTACGGCTGACGTTGACCTGCTTCTGTCAAACATGGAGGTCAGCCTGGGCGACGACTTCCAGTTGACTCTGAAGTTCGTCAATCGCAGCAACCATCGCCGCACGGTGGAAGCGTACGTCAGCGGCAGCGTGGTCTACTACACGGGTGTCACCAGCTCAGAGTTCTTGTTCACCACCCCCACCATCAAGATTGGGCCGGGCAAGA CTGTGACGGAGACTGTGAAAGTGGAGGCCAAGAAGTACATGAAGCTGCTGGTGGAGCAGTCCAACTTGCACTTCATCGTCACGGGGAAAGTCACCGAGACGGGCCACATCGTCACCGGCATGAAAGTGGTCCGCCTGCATAATCCCAAACTCAGCGTCAAG GTGTCAGGTCCCGCTAAGGTGAACGAGGAGATGATGGCGATGGTGGAGTTTACCAACCCCTTCACCACCAACCTGGAGGATGTCACCATCCGCATGGAAGGATCTGGAATCATGCTGCCCAAGTCAAAGTTCTACAG TCTCATCACAGGAGGCTCCTCCCTCACCTGGAGTGAGTTCTTCACCCCGCAGAGGGCGGGCACCAGTCAGCTGATCGTCACGCTTGACTGTCCCGGTCTCAGGCAGGTCTATGGCGAGGCCGCGGTCACTGTGAACGCCTGA